The stretch of DNA ATAGTCTCCTGATTGTAGTCCATGTACTGGTAGAATGACTTGAAGCTGTCGTAGTCATATTCTTTGTTGCCGATGGTTATTCCGTAATTTGTAATCGCATAATCCAGTATCCTTGGCTTGCGATTCCCCCATATAGAAAGTACTATCGGGAATAATACGACTATAGGGATTGTACTCCACAGCTTAAAAATAATTGCTATTATCCCTAAAGCACCAAAGAAGCCGACTAGCCCTAAGTACCAGCCAACCGGCTTTTGGGTGGCAATAAACTCTGGAGCCTGCCAGCTGTATAGTACTTCTTCTGGTTCGCGCAGCTCCTGTGGGGGTCCCTGCTTGCTCTCGGCAGACTTGCCTATCATGTTGGTACTAACTCCCCCCACCTGCACCTGTTTGACCGCGGGCTGTGTATCGGCAGGGTTATCTGTTTGTGATGGCTCATTTTTTGAACCTAAAAAAGCCGCTCTAATAGGTTCGAACAGGGGCTTTTTTTCATCGTTTTGGGGTTGCTCAATATTCATGATACTTCATATTTATTATGCTCTAAATAATCTGTTGTGTCTATATCTGCTAGTTGTATTTAACGAAAAGATAAATGAGTGGACTAAAATTCCCTTTATAGGGATTACCTATCAAATCAAAACCCCTACCTTCAAGGTAATGAACCATTATCGGGTTTCCTGTAGTGGCAAAACGGACTCCTCTTTTGCCGCCTCTAGAATCCTGTCATTCAATGCGCTGTTAAATTCTTTGCCCCGGTGGTGCTGGCTTGTAAAGTAGTAGCTAAGCTCTAGTTTGGGCAGATTATCTATTTTTGTTGTTTGCGTTTTTTGAAAATGTCTCGGATTTGATCAGTTGGCTTAAGCTTTATATCAGCTTTGCTGCAGTCTTGTGGTCTCTATATTATGATTTTTGGATCGTCCGTAAAAAAACATTCGATTTTCAAATACTTTTTTATGGCGGAGAGGGTGGGATTCGAACCCACGAGACCCTTGCGAGCCTGACAGTTTTCAAGACTGTTCCCTTCAACCACTCGGGCACCTCTCCATCGTCGCAATTACAGCTTACACTTTTGGCAGACTATTAATAGCCTGCCAACAGTCGGCGCTGCATTACTCCTCTCAATAATTAAACATTCACCTGTCGGTTCATTCGGATTAATTATTGGTTAAGAACAACAAACAAATCTCCAACAACCCGAATAATGACTTAAGCAAAACTACTGGCGGAGAGGGAGAGATTCGAACTCTCGCGGGGGATTACTCCCCCCTACCGGATTAGCAATCCAGCCCCTTCAGCCACTTGGGTACCTCTCCACGAACTGCTTTGTCATAAATATGCGTTTAATTCCATATAGAGTATAGGCTAAAATATATTATTTTTCTAGAGCTAACAAAGATCTTACTCGGATGATCCAAGGCGGTATCATTATTTATATAATATAGTAACCTTTGTGTCAAATATACTTTGTAATATTCGGGCATTATACATATGCTTTAATACCGAACATTTTGCGTAAATACTCTTTATCCCAAAATAACTATTTTGGTTTGACGTGAAAGTAGTTTTACTTAAATTTAGCGAACGAGGTATCATCGAGCTGAATTTGGTAGGTCTTGGCCTCCCCTACCTGTCCGGATGCCTTCAATAGGCCTATTATCAAATTCAGTGCAGTGATATTGCTTGGCTGTTGGTCTAGCCCCCGACTAACACTCGATATCGCTTTGGTAAGGCTACCCTGGCTAGCTTGGATCCTGGCGATTAGGGTCCAATCGTCAACACTTTTGGGGTTAATGGATTCTAGCAAAGAAAGTGATTTAGATAGCATTAGGGCGCTGGCTTCTGTATAGGCCTGCTGCCTTGTGGCTTGATTGCTGGTACCCGACTCTATCATGCAAACCTCGTTAGCTCGATTAGCAGCGGGGCTACTGAGGTTGAGTTTCTTGGCTCGACTGGCATAATTACAGCCTTCGGAAATATTGCCAGCAATAAACTCTACGATTGCCAATCCTGATAATGATTCAGAAGATTCTTCAGATCGACTAGCCTTATTATAAAAATTTCTGGCTAAGCTGGGATCCGAAGCCTTTAGTGAAAGGTTGCCCAAGTAGATATCATTGGTAGTAATTGGTGCTGCGTCATAAGTATTGATGGCTTCTTGGTACTGCCCCGCCCTCCAATAGCTACTTGCTAAGGCCTCGATCGCGATAGGATCGTTAAAGCCAATGATGGCGGCTTGGCGGAGCAAAGATGTAGAGGCCGGTGCTATGGTCGAAGCTGATTTTATCAGCTTGTCAGTTTGCTCCCACTGCCAAGCCTGAAGATTCGGGATCAGAATTGCCAGCCAAAGCCCAGCAGTAATAATAACCGCCGCAGCAACCCAGCTGAAAGAAAAAGAGTTAAGCTTTGGAGAGGTTTTGTATCTCATTTTGGATAGTTATAATGGCTTGCTTGGCCTGGGACAGCCTTTGCTCCTCTGCCGAAACCACATCAGATGGCGCATTTTTTATAAATGCATTATCGGATAGCTTGGCTATTGCTAGAGTTACTAAGTTTTGTTTGGCCAGTAGCTGCTTATTTAGCTTGGATAGCTCTGTTTTACTAGCATCTTGTTGCTGCGCACTGAGTATTCTTATAATTTCGAGCTCAAACGACTCCCCGTGCTCTGTGGATGGACTGTGGATAATGTTCGGCCATTGTTCGGTTATCAGATTAGAATCTGTCCACATCAAACTTTGCCAAATAGCCTCTGTGACAAACGGGGCGAATGGGTGAGCCAGCCTCAGTATGGTGTCAAGGCAGTAGGCGAGCAGAGCGCTATTTGGTGATTGCTTGGAGTATTCTATATATTTGTCGGCGAAATCATCCCAAAGCAGGGAGTAGACAGTTTGACCGGCCTCTGAAAACCGATAGGCCTCGATATCCTTGCTTACCGACTGGATTGCGGCATTGAGCTTGCCTACCATCCAGCTGTCGGCGGGGGAGAGTAGCTTGGCGTTTGTGATGCTTACTCTTTCTGGTACCTTGGCTATGGTAAATCTACTGACATTCCATAGCTTATTGCAGAAATTGCGATAGCCCTGTACCTTCTCGTTACGAAGAGAGCCATTATTACCCGCGCTTATGCCTATCGAGAGAGCCATTCTTAAGGCATCGGTACCGTATTTCGCAGTTATAGCCATGGGATCTTCATAATTTCCCTTGGACTTAGAGAGTTTTTGGCCTTTTTCATCGGTAACGGTACCCCATAAATAGACGCTTTCGAACGGAATTTTGCCTGTTGTATAGATTCCGAACATCACCATGCGCGTTACCCATTTGTGTAGGATTTCGGCAGCAGTGCCCATTAGGCTAGTAGGGTAGAAGGTGTCTAGATCCCCCTCGCCAGATGTCATGAGAGTAGCATAGGGCCACTGGCTACTGGAAAACCAGGTATCAAAAGTGTCGGTTTCAGCTCGGTAATTACCCTTTCCATAGTACTTGCTAGCTTCGGCTTCATCCTTGGCAATTATATAGGCGTCTTTATCTGGATCATTGCTTGTCTTATAAAAGACAGGAATTCTAATTCCCCACCAGCCTGGGCGGGAAATACACCAGTCGTGCTCTTGATTGAGCCAGTTTAAGGCAACCTTCTTGTATCTAGAAGGGTAGATGGTTATTTTGTCGTTCTTGAGGGCACTAATAACTGGTTTGTTAAGCTCTTTAACGCGCAAGAACCACTGCTCGGACATAATTAGCTCAATCGGTGTTTTGCAGCGGTCATGGGTGGCCACGGCGTGGGTTAGGGGGGTGGTGTTGATTAGTTTGCCAGCTTTTTTGAGAGCCGCAACAACAGCCTGGCGGGCTTCTAGTACCTCCATGCCCGCGAATTGCTCTGGGACATTGATCATTTTGCCTTGCTCATCAATGACACTGATTTCGGCTAAGTTATGGCGCAGACCAATTTCATAATCGTTCTTGTCGTGGGCTGGAGT from Patescibacteria group bacterium encodes:
- a CDS encoding valine--tRNA ligase; this encodes MKSSTKPELSKAYNPADHEAAISKLWEDSGSFKPAGDSSKKPFSIIMPPPNANGVLHAGHLMYVVEDIATRFARMQGRPTLWLPGTDHAGIETQYVYEKELAKKGLSRFDLGPEKFYNEVMAFTKKHQAGALAGFKSMGFSADWSKLKFTLDEDIINVVYDVFIRMHKDGHIYRGNRIVNWCPRCQAAFPDIETEHIDRDDAMYTLDYGTIKIATTRPETIFADVAVAVNPEDPNYKALIGKTATIPLVDRIIAIIGDAHVDPDSGTGALKVTPAHDKNDYEIGLRHNLAEISVIDEQGKMINVPEQFAGMEVLEARQAVVAALKKAGKLINTTPLTHAVATHDRCKTPIELIMSEQWFLRVKELNKPVISALKNDKITIYPSRYKKVALNWLNQEHDWCISRPGWWGIRIPVFYKTSNDPDKDAYIIAKDEAEASKYYGKGNYRAETDTFDTWFSSSQWPYATLMTSGEGDLDTFYPTSLMGTAAEILHKWVTRMVMFGIYTTGKIPFESVYLWGTVTDEKGQKLSKSKGNYEDPMAITAKYGTDALRMALSIGISAGNNGSLRNEKVQGYRNFCNKLWNVSRFTIAKVPERVSITNAKLLSPADSWMVGKLNAAIQSVSKDIEAYRFSEAGQTVYSLLWDDFADKYIEYSKQSPNSALLAYCLDTILRLAHPFAPFVTEAIWQSLMWTDSNLITEQWPNIIHSPSTEHGESFELEIIRILSAQQQDASKTELSKLNKQLLAKQNLVTLAIAKLSDNAFIKNAPSDVVSAEEQRLSQAKQAIITIQNEIQNLSKA